Proteins found in one Flavobacterium channae genomic segment:
- a CDS encoding T9SS type B sorting domain-containing protein, translating to MKKLLLFFMSFFTFFAFGQLSEGFEGATFPPTGWVVTDNGVGTVQSWSRNTLLPNVWTFGTASAMSTREGSVPGLAQDWLITPQVNVPLNGQVRFFARSVTNGEQGSVYKVMLSTTTQNITDFTVTLGTYTELEIINDLMQQKFINLDAYANQNVYIAFVHEVTNGLGDRWILDKVNVDRQCLQPDNLTVSAIGDTSVNLSWSNPTGASLWEVEYGPTGFAQGTGTLVTGITSNNPYTLNGLTAATTYDFYVRAICGEDNPSPWSDSETFTTALCAASQQCDFVFRMTDSWGDGWNGNTMTVRQFGQTVAVIGSTFTAGAGPVNVTVALCSGQPFELFWNTGGGFANEVGVSIIDPLGVQIYNKPFNTGTQGTVLYSGPALCTPPTCPAPSNIVVSALTTSSGTVTWTDNAGATEWQIIIQPIGTGYPPNGAAVTATVYGVPTYDFSGFPSATQYEVYVRAICDPTDSSIWAGPRNFATLISNDECSTAIPVPVNTGTACINSVDGTVLGATASPNPNSCGGTDDDDVWFQFIATETTHTISLVNVTGSTTDLYHVVYTGSCGSLTQLYCSDPESSVASNLIPGQTYYIRVYSFTGTAGQNTSFTLCVGTPVDCSDASAFCGETGLVYTNSVGVPSYGSIGCLSTSPNPSWYFMQVSQSGNLNFQISQTNSATGAGIDVDYIIWGPFTPAQFATSCNSIYDFPDGNTTIPNNIASCSYSAAAIENFTIANAVVNNIYIVLITNFSNQPGTVTFTQTNLNGTGAGATNCAIVCSNNLGADQTLCADSYQIVSSNTTADQYQWFFNNTLIPGETASTLTVYQSGTYKCIVTCGINNVEDEIVVTLNPTIVPTFSTPGAICSGAANVPLSNTSINGVTGQWTLAGNPVTEISTATAGMFTYIFTPNAATFPCSPNFQMDVEILGTCTFNSFATAVWVENCTNTATDGEFYNVTGVGADLIGPSANVFPGSDLGVYVQNSGSLIFRGAELKSFKTATSNVCSARLNYRIYQASTAPGAFTVLNLPLFDDCSGGTFPTGGGTCNTGDQKWQEVLNDAESPLDLTNYPPGDYVIEVFFDLTGDNDSTVDCDDTILVNNGGSNYIANFTIQAVPTFASTNEACGSSNATITVSGFVPGETYSVTYTDDTVLVGPTNYIANSSGQIILAGLNAGTYADFNFQVNGCAILAPAPIVITNFSPSITQVTSNTEICVGDNAVFTIEGSPNFTVSYTINGGSAQTTTLNASGLATITVTNPTAGNVVLQLINIFNTSCSIPVTNSSSVLVNALPTATLNVVDSNICLGVGNAEFVITGTPNATVSYTVNGGTTQTINIDATGSVTLTMNLPTADITVELTGVSLGICSNSTAGQTGTVVVTSIPVPVINITQTPVCADPTASFTVTSPVNTQLNTPTDLFISEITDHTSGALTYVEIYNGTGNAVDLANYKLKVYTAAVGPATCDLALSGILANDDVVVVKLSSAANQGGVVPDLSFTTCNGVNNNDNIVLTTSADVALDNWGVNQVVFTPGGGVGYNYRRLTSAVLPTMTWNPADWNVIDWTNTAPNLPDYSDVGFYSLYVTNYQYTLSDGTTTTTQTGVNFTGVAPGTYTLVATDLITGCSSNPLTFTINPVVYTNPVTTISYTTPVCISDATNPSPNTSAAGFATGGTYSSTPGLSIDPSTGVIDLALSTPGTYVVTYAVTVNATNCTNAGSSTATIVITPNNPSTFTNITDVCEGTSAALPTTSIEGYTGTWSPATIDTSIIGTSTYTFTPNAGQCAAVGTILVTIDDRSTPTFTQIDDLCLGAIVPLPTASNEGVTGTWSPAVIATNAIGVFTYTFTPDVTFCADVVTMDIAVIGCEIPKGISPNGDGENDSWDLSGYDIKKVEIFNRYGTKVYSKSNYSNEWFGQSDSGNELPDATYYYVIEFNDLPAKTGWVYINRQQ from the coding sequence ATGAAAAAACTATTACTTTTTTTCATGTCGTTCTTTACCTTTTTTGCTTTTGGACAGCTTTCCGAAGGTTTTGAAGGTGCTACTTTTCCTCCTACAGGTTGGGTAGTTACAGATAACGGCGTTGGAACAGTTCAGTCGTGGAGTAGAAATACACTTCTACCTAATGTTTGGACTTTTGGTACAGCTTCGGCTATGTCAACACGTGAAGGTAGTGTTCCCGGTCTTGCTCAAGATTGGTTAATCACACCTCAAGTTAATGTCCCTTTAAATGGGCAAGTTAGATTTTTTGCTAGATCCGTTACAAATGGAGAGCAAGGAAGTGTTTATAAAGTTATGTTGTCAACAACAACACAAAATATTACTGACTTCACAGTAACTTTAGGAACATACACAGAATTAGAAATCATTAATGATTTGATGCAACAAAAATTTATAAACCTTGATGCTTACGCTAATCAAAATGTTTATATTGCATTTGTTCATGAAGTTACAAATGGATTAGGGGATCGTTGGATTCTTGATAAAGTAAATGTTGATAGACAATGTTTGCAACCAGATAACTTAACAGTCTCAGCTATAGGAGATACATCTGTTAATTTAAGTTGGAGTAACCCAACAGGTGCTTCATTATGGGAAGTAGAGTATGGACCAACTGGTTTTGCTCAAGGTACAGGAACTTTAGTGACAGGAATTACGTCAAATAATCCATACACTTTGAACGGATTAACGGCAGCTACTACATATGACTTTTATGTAAGAGCTATTTGTGGAGAAGATAACCCAAGCCCTTGGTCAGATTCTGAAACTTTTACAACAGCTCTTTGTGCTGCATCTCAACAGTGTGATTTTGTTTTTAGAATGACAGATTCATGGGGAGATGGATGGAATGGCAATACAATGACAGTTAGACAATTTGGTCAAACAGTTGCTGTTATTGGGTCAACTTTTACAGCAGGTGCCGGTCCGGTTAACGTTACAGTTGCTCTGTGTAGTGGTCAGCCTTTTGAACTGTTTTGGAACACAGGAGGTGGTTTTGCTAATGAAGTAGGGGTGTCAATTATAGATCCTCTAGGCGTTCAGATTTATAATAAGCCTTTTAATACGGGTACACAAGGAACGGTGTTGTATTCAGGTCCTGCATTGTGTACACCACCAACATGTCCTGCGCCATCTAATATAGTGGTAAGTGCACTAACTACTTCTTCAGGTACAGTTACTTGGACAGATAATGCGGGTGCAACTGAATGGCAAATAATTATTCAACCTATTGGAACTGGATATCCGCCTAATGGGGCTGCTGTAACAGCTACTGTATATGGGGTTCCTACTTATGATTTTTCTGGTTTCCCTTCTGCAACTCAATATGAGGTTTATGTTAGAGCAATTTGTGACCCAACAGATTCAAGTATTTGGGCGGGTCCAAGAAATTTCGCTACTTTAATTTCTAATGATGAATGTAGTACTGCTATTCCTGTACCAGTAAATACTGGAACAGCATGTATTAATTCTGTAGATGGTACTGTATTAGGGGCAACTGCTTCACCAAATCCAAATAGTTGTGGTGGAACAGATGATGATGATGTGTGGTTTCAATTTATTGCAACAGAAACAACTCATACTATATCTTTAGTTAACGTAACAGGAAGTACTACTGATTTATATCATGTTGTTTACACTGGATCTTGTGGATCTTTAACTCAATTATATTGTAGTGATCCTGAAAGTAGTGTTGCATCAAATTTAATTCCTGGTCAAACCTACTACATTAGAGTGTATAGCTTTACTGGTACAGCAGGTCAAAACACTTCTTTTACGCTATGTGTTGGTACTCCTGTAGATTGTTCTGATGCTTCAGCATTTTGTGGTGAAACGGGATTGGTATATACCAACTCAGTAGGTGTTCCTAGTTATGGAAGTATAGGATGTTTATCTACATCACCTAACCCTTCTTGGTATTTTATGCAGGTAAGTCAATCTGGGAATTTAAATTTTCAAATTTCTCAAACAAATAGTGCAACAGGTGCAGGGATTGACGTGGATTACATAATTTGGGGTCCATTTACACCTGCTCAATTTGCTACTTCATGTAATAGTATATACGATTTTCCTGACGGAAACACTACAATTCCAAACAATATTGCCTCTTGTAGTTATTCTGCAGCAGCAATTGAGAATTTTACAATTGCTAATGCCGTAGTAAATAATATTTATATTGTTTTAATTACTAATTTTAGTAACCAACCAGGGACGGTAACATTTACGCAGACAAATTTAAATGGTACAGGTGCAGGAGCTACAAACTGTGCTATTGTATGTAGTAATAATTTAGGTGCTGATCAGACATTATGTGCTGATTCATATCAAATAGTTTCTTCTAATACAACTGCAGATCAGTATCAATGGTTTTTTAATAACACTTTGATTCCTGGAGAAACTGCAAGTACTTTAACGGTATATCAGTCAGGAACATATAAGTGTATAGTTACTTGTGGAATTAATAATGTTGAGGATGAAATTGTAGTAACTCTTAATCCTACAATAGTTCCAACTTTTTCAACTCCAGGAGCTATTTGTTCAGGTGCTGCAAACGTGCCTTTAAGTAATACTTCAATTAATGGAGTAACAGGACAATGGACTTTAGCTGGAAATCCAGTTACGGAAATTAGTACTGCTACTGCTGGAATGTTTACGTATATTTTTACACCTAATGCTGCAACTTTCCCATGTTCTCCTAACTTCCAAATGGATGTGGAGATTTTAGGAACATGTACATTTAATTCTTTTGCAACAGCAGTTTGGGTTGAAAACTGTACAAATACTGCAACAGATGGTGAGTTTTATAATGTAACTGGTGTAGGAGCTGATTTAATTGGTCCTTCAGCAAACGTTTTTCCTGGTTCAGACTTAGGAGTTTATGTTCAAAATTCGGGAAGTTTAATTTTTAGAGGTGCTGAATTAAAATCATTCAAAACTGCCACTTCAAATGTTTGTAGTGCAAGATTAAATTATAGAATTTATCAAGCAAGTACAGCACCAGGAGCTTTTACAGTTTTAAATTTACCTTTATTTGATGATTGTTCTGGAGGTACTTTCCCTACAGGTGGTGGTACTTGTAATACTGGTGATCAAAAATGGCAGGAAGTATTGAATGATGCCGAATCGCCATTAGATTTGACAAATTATCCTCCAGGTGATTATGTAATTGAGGTTTTCTTTGATTTAACTGGAGATAACGATAGTACGGTTGATTGTGATGATACAATTTTAGTTAATAATGGCGGAAGCAATTATATTGCAAACTTTACGATTCAAGCTGTTCCAACTTTTGCTTCAACAAATGAAGCTTGTGGAAGTTCTAATGCAACAATAACTGTGTCTGGTTTTGTTCCAGGGGAAACATATTCTGTTACATATACTGATGACACGGTATTAGTTGGTCCAACTAATTATATTGCAAATTCAAGTGGGCAAATAATTTTAGCTGGATTAAATGCAGGTACATATGCAGATTTTAACTTCCAAGTAAATGGATGTGCTATTTTAGCACCTGCACCAATTGTAATTACTAATTTCTCTCCTTCAATTACTCAAGTTACTTCTAATACAGAAATTTGTGTGGGTGATAATGCTGTATTTACTATTGAAGGATCTCCAAACTTTACTGTAAGTTATACTATTAACGGAGGATCTGCTCAAACTACTACATTAAATGCTTCTGGTTTAGCAACGATAACAGTTACAAATCCAACTGCTGGTAATGTAGTGTTACAATTGATAAATATTTTTAATACATCATGTTCAATTCCGGTCACTAACTCTTCAAGTGTATTAGTTAATGCGCTGCCAACTGCTACATTAAATGTGGTTGATAGTAATATTTGTTTAGGAGTTGGTAATGCTGAGTTTGTTATTACTGGAACTCCAAACGCAACGGTTTCTTATACTGTAAATGGAGGTACTACACAAACAATAAATATTGATGCTACAGGTTCTGTTACATTAACAATGAATTTACCAACAGCTGACATAACTGTTGAATTAACTGGTGTAAGTCTTGGTATTTGCAGCAATAGTACAGCTGGTCAAACCGGAACTGTAGTTGTAACGTCTATTCCGGTTCCTGTTATTAACATTACACAAACTCCTGTTTGTGCAGATCCAACTGCATCTTTCACAGTTACTTCTCCAGTTAATACTCAGTTAAATACACCTACAGATTTATTTATTTCTGAAATTACAGATCACACTTCTGGGGCTTTAACTTATGTTGAGATTTACAATGGAACAGGAAATGCAGTAGATTTAGCAAATTATAAATTAAAAGTTTATACTGCGGCCGTAGGTCCTGCTACATGTGATTTAGCATTAAGTGGTATTCTTGCTAATGACGATGTAGTAGTTGTTAAATTAAGTTCTGCTGCTAATCAAGGAGGTGTGGTTCCAGATTTATCATTCACAACTTGTAATGGTGTTAATAATAATGATAATATTGTTTTAACAACAAGTGCAGATGTTGCGCTTGATAATTGGGGTGTAAACCAAGTGGTATTTACTCCAGGTGGGGGTGTAGGTTATAATTACAGAAGACTAACTTCTGCTGTTTTACCTACAATGACTTGGAATCCTGCAGATTGGAATGTTATTGATTGGACGAATACTGCGCCGAATCTTCCAGATTATTCAGATGTTGGTTTCTATAGTTTGTATGTTACTAATTATCAATATACTTTAAGTGATGGAACAACAACAACTACTCAAACTGGAGTTAATTTCACTGGTGTAGCACCTGGAACTTATACATTAGTTGCCACTGATTTAATTACAGGGTGTTCTTCTAATCCATTAACATTTACTATTAATCCAGTAGTATATACTAATCCAGTTACGACAATTTCATATACAACACCAGTTTGTATTTCTGATGCTACAAATCCATCGCCTAATACATCTGCTGCTGGGTTTGCTACTGGAGGTACATATTCTTCAACACCTGGATTGTCAATTGATCCATCAACTGGGGTTATTGATTTGGCTTTGAGTACTCCTGGAACTTATGTTGTTACATATGCTGTTACTGTCAATGCAACTAATTGTACGAATGCAGGAAGTAGTACAGCTACAATTGTAATTACACCTAACAACCCATCAACTTTTACAAATATTACTGATGTTTGTGAAGGAACTTCTGCGGCATTGCCAACGACTTCAATTGAAGGTTATACAGGTACTTGGTCTCCAGCAACGATTGATACTTCGATTATCGGAACTTCAACATACACATTTACACCTAATGCTGGTCAATGTGCTGCTGTTGGAACTATTCTTGTAACTATCGATGATAGATCAACACCAACTTTCACACAAATTGATGACTTATGTTTAGGAGCAATTGTTCCATTGCCTACAGCATCTAATGAGGGTGTTACGGGTACTTGGTCTCCAGCAGTTATAGCTACTAATGCAATTGGTGTCTTTACTTATACCTTTACTCCAGATGTTACCTTCTGTGCTGATGTTGTAACAATGGATATAGCTGTTATTGGTTGTGAAATTCCAAAAGGTATTTCACCAAATGGAGATGGCGAAAATGATTCTTGGGATTTATCAGGTTATGATATCAAGAAGGTTGAGATTTTCAACAGATATGGAACTAAGGTTTACAGTAAATCAAATTATTCAAACGAGTGGTTTGGTCAGTCTGATAGTGGAAATGAATTGCCAGACGCGACTTACTATTATGTAATTGAATTTAACGATTTACCTGCTAAAACGGGTTGGGTATATATAAACAGACAACAATAA
- a CDS encoding PorP/SprF family type IX secretion system membrane protein, which produces MKKLYLVALVVITTIVDLHAQQDPHYTQYMYNMSVMNPAYAGSKENLSMGLLYRKQWVEIEDAPTTGTFFGHAPVGKNVGLGLSFISDKLGPVEENNVYGDFSYTLNLGGEHKLAFGVKVGLTFHNVGLFSDINYTLPQQNDAAFSRDISNTYFNFGSGFFYYTNKYYLGLSVPNMLKATYFDVQRSGDELQFGTETSHYFLTGGYVFDINESVKFKPFFMLKSAFSAPTSLDVSTNFLFNEKFEVGATYRLDDSFGAMVNYAVTPSVRIGYAYDHIVSDLKVTTPSSHEIILLFDLNFPKKVSSSPRFF; this is translated from the coding sequence ATGAAGAAACTATATTTAGTAGCTTTAGTTGTAATTACTACGATTGTAGATTTACATGCACAACAAGATCCACATTATACGCAGTATATGTATAATATGAGTGTAATGAATCCGGCATATGCTGGTAGTAAGGAGAACTTGTCTATGGGATTATTGTATAGAAAGCAATGGGTTGAGATAGAGGATGCTCCTACTACGGGGACGTTTTTCGGACATGCACCTGTGGGAAAGAATGTTGGCTTGGGTCTTAGTTTTATTTCTGATAAACTGGGTCCGGTTGAGGAGAATAATGTTTATGGAGATTTTTCGTACACGTTAAATTTAGGAGGCGAACATAAGTTAGCCTTTGGAGTTAAAGTAGGTTTGACATTTCATAATGTTGGATTGTTTAGTGATATTAATTATACTTTACCACAACAGAATGATGCAGCTTTTAGTCGCGATATTTCCAATACCTATTTTAATTTTGGTTCAGGATTTTTCTATTACACGAACAAATATTATTTGGGATTATCAGTTCCTAATATGTTAAAGGCGACGTATTTTGACGTACAGCGTTCAGGCGATGAGCTTCAATTTGGTACCGAGACATCACATTATTTTTTAACAGGAGGTTACGTGTTTGATATTAATGAGAGCGTTAAGTTCAAACCATTTTTCATGTTGAAATCAGCCTTTAGCGCACCAACATCTTTGGATGTATCAACTAACTTTTTGTTTAATGAGAAGTTTGAGGTGGGCGCTACGTATCGTTTAGATGATAGTTTTGGAGCTATGGTTAACTATGCTGTAACACCATCGGTAAGAATAGGATATGCTTATGATCATATTGTATCAGATTTGAAAGTGACAACACCTTCATCTCATGAGATTATATTGTTGTTTGATTTGAACTTTCCGAAGAAAGTATCAAGTTCACCGAGATTCTTCTAA
- a CDS encoding OmpA family protein produces MRNLYVTLSFVMASGIISAQNQYTKTADKLFDRYEYVDAAKEYLKLAEGSKADNYVYKQLAESYYNVFNTKEAVKWYAKVVEQKQDAETYYKYAQMLKAEGNFKEADKQMQQFAKLAPNDQRAKVFVSNPNYLPELQGQSKLYDVAKSEVSSDKTDFGAVLTNDNNVYFASARNTSKRSSNFNEEPYLDIYRATYNANGTISDAVAVDGVNTRWHDGPASISSDGSTMYYGSESFNEKEFVKDKPKNAKFGKIYLYKATKEGDKWVNVKPLPFNTKEYDFRNPSISKDGKTLYFSSNMPGGFGGEDIWKVTVNGDEYGTPENLGAKVNTEANESFPFITDDNILFFSSNGKTGFGGYDVFRMDLNKGADAINVGEPVNTTKDDFAFSYNATKKVGFFSSNRDGVDNIYKADPVCNVQALVRVKDAKTGNVLEGATVMLVDEKQKTVSNQTSASNGETITGVMCNTTYSAQVSKSGYESGVFEVKKAENEQVVVEALLNPIMPIITEKEVILQPIYFEFNKSNITQQGAEELNKLVVVMNEHPEMVIFAKSHTDSRGSDKYNMNLSDRRAKATVQYLISKGISKDRISGQGFGESELKVACTKCTEEEHAQNRRSEFLIVKK; encoded by the coding sequence ATGAGAAATTTATATGTAACATTAAGTTTTGTGATGGCTAGTGGAATTATTAGTGCACAAAACCAATATACCAAGACTGCAGATAAGTTATTCGATAGATACGAATATGTTGATGCAGCAAAAGAGTATTTAAAATTAGCCGAAGGCAGCAAAGCAGATAACTACGTTTATAAGCAATTAGCAGAGAGCTACTACAATGTATTTAATACAAAAGAAGCAGTAAAATGGTATGCTAAAGTAGTGGAGCAAAAACAAGATGCAGAAACGTATTACAAATATGCGCAAATGCTAAAAGCAGAAGGTAACTTTAAAGAGGCAGACAAACAAATGCAACAATTTGCAAAATTGGCACCAAATGACCAAAGAGCAAAAGTATTTGTTAGTAATCCAAATTACCTTCCAGAATTACAAGGACAATCAAAGTTGTATGATGTTGCTAAATCAGAAGTAAGTAGCGACAAAACAGATTTTGGAGCAGTACTTACCAATGATAACAATGTTTATTTTGCAAGCGCTAGAAACACATCAAAAAGAAGTAGTAACTTCAACGAAGAGCCTTATTTGGATATCTACAGAGCAACGTATAATGCTAATGGAACTATTAGCGATGCTGTTGCAGTAGATGGAGTTAATACAAGATGGCATGATGGTCCTGCGAGTATCTCAAGCGATGGTAGTACAATGTACTACGGTAGTGAGAGTTTTAATGAAAAAGAGTTTGTGAAAGACAAACCAAAGAATGCAAAATTTGGTAAAATCTATCTTTACAAAGCAACAAAAGAAGGTGATAAGTGGGTAAATGTAAAACCACTTCCGTTTAATACAAAAGAATACGATTTTAGAAATCCAAGCATTAGCAAAGATGGTAAGACATTGTATTTTTCATCGAATATGCCAGGAGGTTTTGGAGGTGAGGATATTTGGAAAGTAACTGTAAATGGAGACGAGTACGGAACACCAGAGAACTTAGGGGCAAAGGTAAACACAGAAGCAAACGAGAGTTTTCCATTTATTACTGATGACAATATTTTATTCTTCTCATCAAACGGGAAAACAGGCTTTGGAGGCTATGATGTATTTAGAATGGACTTAAACAAAGGTGCAGATGCTATCAATGTAGGAGAGCCAGTAAACACAACCAAAGATGATTTTGCATTTAGTTACAACGCTACAAAGAAAGTAGGATTCTTCTCAAGTAATAGAGATGGAGTAGATAACATCTACAAAGCAGATCCTGTTTGTAATGTACAAGCATTAGTAAGAGTTAAAGATGCTAAAACAGGAAACGTTCTTGAAGGAGCTACTGTAATGTTAGTAGATGAGAAACAAAAAACAGTTTCAAATCAAACATCAGCATCAAACGGAGAAACTATTACGGGAGTAATGTGTAATACAACTTATAGTGCTCAAGTATCTAAATCAGGATATGAGAGTGGTGTGTTTGAAGTTAAAAAGGCGGAAAACGAACAAGTTGTTGTTGAAGCATTGTTAAACCCAATTATGCCAATTATTACAGAGAAAGAAGTAATCTTACAGCCAATCTATTTTGAGTTCAATAAGAGCAACATTACACAACAAGGAGCAGAAGAGCTTAACAAGTTAGTTGTGGTAATGAACGAGCACCCAGAGATGGTTATTTTTGCTAAATCACACACAGATAGTAGAGGTAGTGATAAATACAATATGAACTTATCAGATAGAAGAGCAAAAGCAACTGTTCAATATTTAATAAGCAAAGGCATATCAAAAGATAGAATCTCAGGACAAGGATTTGGAGAGAGCGAACTTAAGGTAGCTTGTACTAAATGTACTGAAGAAGAACACGCACAAAACAGAAGAAGTGAATTCTTAATTGTGAAGAAATAG
- a CDS encoding 6-pyruvoyl trahydropterin synthase family protein, which translates to MTKIRITKQFSFETGHALYGYDGKCKNVHGHSYKLSVTVIGTPIDDKSNVKYGMVIDFGDLKKIVKEQIVDVFDHATVFNKNTPHIELANELEHRGHHVILVNYQPTSENMVIDFSNKIKHLLPENIKLHSLRLQETDSSFAEWFASDND; encoded by the coding sequence ATGACAAAAATACGCATCACCAAACAATTTAGCTTCGAAACTGGCCATGCATTATATGGATATGATGGTAAATGTAAAAATGTTCACGGTCATAGCTACAAGCTTTCTGTTACAGTTATTGGAACCCCAATAGATGATAAAAGCAATGTAAAATATGGAATGGTAATCGATTTTGGCGATTTGAAAAAAATTGTAAAAGAACAAATTGTTGATGTTTTTGATCACGCAACTGTTTTTAATAAAAACACACCACATATTGAACTTGCAAATGAGCTAGAACATCGTGGTCATCATGTTATCCTTGTGAATTATCAACCAACGAGTGAAAACATGGTTATTGATTTTTCTAATAAAATAAAACATTTATTACCTGAAAACATCAAACTTCATTCTTTGAGACTTCAAGAAACTGATTCTTCGTTTGCAGAATGGTTTGCTTCTGATAATGATTAA
- a CDS encoding enoyl-CoA hydratase/isomerase family protein — protein MGTIETFINNSIATITFYHPSSNSFPSSLLQNLTDEIYSVSKNDDVAIIVLKSAGNGAFCAGASFDELLAVSNYEEGGKFFSGFANVINAMRKSPKLIIGRIHGKAVGGGVGLASACDYSFATQKSEIKLSEIAIGIGPFVIEPAVSRKIGKIAMSEMTLNPTAWKTSKWAFEKGLFSEVFETIEELDIRLEEYTNELSSYNKEALLEMKKVLWEDTNHWDSLLYERAAISGRLVLSDFTKNALEKFKK, from the coding sequence ATGGGAACTATAGAAACATTTATCAATAATAGTATTGCAACGATAACTTTTTATCATCCTTCTAGTAATTCATTTCCAAGCTCATTATTACAAAATTTAACAGACGAAATATATTCTGTAAGCAAAAATGATGATGTTGCAATTATAGTTCTTAAAAGCGCTGGAAATGGAGCTTTTTGTGCTGGCGCATCGTTTGACGAACTACTTGCGGTTAGTAACTATGAAGAAGGGGGTAAATTTTTCTCTGGTTTTGCAAATGTTATTAATGCCATGAGAAAGTCTCCAAAATTAATCATCGGCAGAATTCATGGAAAAGCTGTAGGTGGAGGTGTTGGATTAGCTTCTGCCTGTGATTATTCATTTGCAACTCAAAAGAGTGAAATTAAACTTTCAGAAATTGCAATTGGAATTGGACCTTTTGTTATTGAACCTGCTGTTTCTAGAAAAATAGGAAAAATAGCAATGTCAGAAATGACTCTTAATCCAACCGCGTGGAAAACTTCAAAATGGGCATTTGAAAAAGGTCTTTTCTCTGAAGTATTTGAAACGATTGAGGAATTAGACATTAGATTAGAAGAATATACAAACGAACTTTCTTCTTACAATAAAGAAGCGCTTCTTGAAATGAAAAAAGTACTTTGGGAAGATACCAATCATTGGGATTCTTTATTATATGAGAGAGCGGCTATTTCAGGACGTTTAGTCCTTTCTGATTTCACTAAAAATGCACTAGAAAAATTTAAAAAATGA